The Marivirga salinae DNA window TTACTCTTCAGTTTGTAGTTTTATCCAAGCTTCAATTTCCTCTAATGCAAGCGGTGAGAAAGTCTGTTCGATGGTTGAGTACTCATCTGGCAAACCAGTGTCAGCTTCTTGAAATAAATGGTTCAGTTTCGGCATTTTTTTGATCGTCACCATATCGTTTCCCCCTTTATCTAAGGCCGATTTTATTGCACCTAAGTTTTCTTCTCCTGGAATTTGCAGATCTTTTGCTCCATTTATTGCCAAAACCGGACAGTCCACTTGTTCCAGAGCGACACTTGGATCATACTGAAGAAAATTTTGAAACCATGCAGCCGTAAAAATCTCAAGAATTTTATCTACGTCCTCAGCTTTCACTTCATCAGGTAAACTCTCTGGTTGAGCTTTTAAGGATGCTGATAGGTCAGATCTGGTCTCCTCTAAATCGCTGGATTCAATAACAGCACTAAAGATGCTTTCATAAAAGACTAATTCGGCTTCTGTTATATCAGCGCTAATTCCTTTGGCTTTATTAAGGGTTTCTGTCTGTAGTAAAATCAACTCATATCCAGAGATGGCTGGGGCAGCCATCATCACGATAAAACTTATATCCTTTCTTCGGGAAGCAACTAATGGAGCTATCAATCCACCTCCACTATGACCAATCAGACCAATTTTATTTGAATTGACGTCTTTTCTAGACTTCAAATAGGCAACTGCGCTCTCTACATCACTTGCTATTTCAGCGTAAGCAGCGACTTCATATTCTCCTTCTGACTGCCCTACACCTCTGTCATCATACCTCAAAACACCAATTCCGTTTGAGGTTAGGTAGTCAGCGATTACTAAAAATGGTTTATGTCCTGCTACTTCTTGATTTCTATTATGCGCGCTGCTCCCGGATATTAAAACCACTATTGGAAAATCAGTTTGGCCATTAGGTAAAGTTAATGTACCAGATAATGTAATCTTTGCTTCTTTATTTTGAAACTTTACATCCTCTGAAAAATAAGGGTATGGCTCTGTTGGTTCTTGAGGCCTTGGTCCAATTTCAACATCCTGAGCCGTTAATGGATAAAGCGTAATCACTAGGAATAATAAGATTATAAGATGCTTCATATAATTTTTGGTAATGTTACATTGGTTAAGGTGGATTCAATTTTCGCCAACGGGCTAGTATAAAAATAGTAGCGCATTTATATTCACTAACCCTTTTTATATTTACTTTCTTCCCTGTAATCGCTTTTATTTTTAAAGTTGTTGGCAAAAGTATTTTCTTTTTCCCATTTCTTGATTATCACAAACCAAATTACGATTGAAACACCTAAAATCACGATTTTTTCAGTTCCGTCAATTCCGTTTTTTATTAACGCATTAAACATCATAATTTGGATAATCATATGAAAACAAGCACTCGCTACAATCGACTTTGTCGATTCAGCTACTTGTCCAATTCCCCAACTTCCAAGAATCATC harbors:
- a CDS encoding alpha/beta hydrolase family protein — translated: MKHLIILLFLVITLYPLTAQDVEIGPRPQEPTEPYPYFSEDVKFQNKEAKITLSGTLTLPNGQTDFPIVVLISGSSAHNRNQEVAGHKPFLVIADYLTSNGIGVLRYDDRGVGQSEGEYEVAAYAEIASDVESAVAYLKSRKDVNSNKIGLIGHSGGGLIAPLVASRRKDISFIVMMAAPAISGYELILLQTETLNKAKGISADITEAELVFYESIFSAVIESSDLEETRSDLSASLKAQPESLPDEVKAEDVDKILEIFTAAWFQNFLQYDPSVALEQVDCPVLAINGAKDLQIPGEENLGAIKSALDKGGNDMVTIKKMPKLNHLFQEADTGLPDEYSTIEQTFSPLALEEIEAWIKLQTEE